Proteins found in one Aspergillus puulaauensis MK2 DNA, chromosome 8, nearly complete sequence genomic segment:
- the dbp3 gene encoding RNA-dependent ATPase DBP3 (BUSCO:EOG092625P1;~COG:A;~EggNog:ENOG410PGQU;~InterPro:IPR027417,IPR001650,IPR014001,IPR011545, IPR000629;~PFAM:PF04851,PF00270,PF00271;~go_function: GO:0003676 - nucleic acid binding [Evidence IEA];~go_function: GO:0005524 - ATP binding [Evidence IEA]), translating into MAKREHKSHTGDSRPSKKPKNTKHTKQDADVSPPYSQSPALDTVPQSEIDQFFSDHSIKITDSSLDSTPLRPITSFSFLPQSNEKLYDPLDGFSCPTAIQSTTWPLLFSGRDVIGIAETGSGKTLAFGLPCLKKVLDLKKSKQKPCRPIAVIISPTRELAMQINDQLVKFAGKVDVKVACIFGGVRKDEQRETLKSAAIVVATPGRLKDLQNDGSLDLGRVKYLVLDEADRMLDKGFEQDIKDIISDMPVSKRQTVMFTATWPPAVRELASTFMAFPVTVTIGGDPSADPRANTRIKQVVEVVKPLEKEQRLVQILNKHQRGPDKVLAFCLYKKEAMRVERLLRTKGFKVAGIHGDLSQQERFKSLEAFKSGTATVLVATDVAARGLDIPHVKLVVNVTFPLTVEDYVHRIGRTGRAGANGHAITLFTETDKAQSGGLINVLKAANQDVPEALLKFGSTVKKKQHDAYGAFFKDVEPGKAATKIVFDD; encoded by the exons ATGGCAAAACGTGAACATAAAAGTCATACTGGGGATTCCAGACCAAGCAAAAAACCTAAAAATACGAAGCATACCAAGCAAGATGCTGATGTTTCGCCGCCATACTCCCAATCACCGGCTCTTGACACTGTCCCACAATCCGAAATCGACCAATTCTTTTCTGACCATTCTATCAAGATAACGGACTCCTCACTGGATAGCACACCGTTGCGCCCCATAACCTCATTCTCGTTTCTGCCACAAAGCAATGAAAAGCTCTACGATCCTCTGGATGGCTTCAGCTGCCCTACTGCGATTCAATCTACAACATGGCCACTTCTGTTCTCAGGCCGCGATGTAATCGGGATCGCGGAAACCGGAAGTGGGAAAACCTTAGCCTTCGGCTTACCGTGCTTGAAGAAGGTACTCgacttgaagaagagcaaacaAAAACCGTGCCGACCAATTGCAGTGATCATCTCCCCGACGAGGGAGCTTGCAATGCAGATTAATGATCAACTTGTGAAATTCGCAGGGAAAGTGGATGTCAAGGTAGCCTGTATATTTGGCGGGGTTAGGAAAGACGAACAGCGCGAGACTCTCAAATCTGCTGCCATCGTTGTTGCGACTCCGGGAAGATTGAAGGACCTCCAGAATGATGGCTCGTTGGACCTTGGCAGGGTTAAGTATCTCGTTTTGGACGAAGCAGATCGTATGCTGGATAAGGGTTTCGAGCAAGATATCAAGGACATAATTTCTGACATGCCAGTCTCCAAACGTCAAACCGTTATGTTCACGGCCACATGGCCGCCTGCCGTCAGAGAGCTTGCGTCAACCTTCATGGCGTTTCCGGTTACCGTCACTATCGGGGGTGACCCGTCCGCGGACCCACGTGCAAACACTAGGATCAAAcaggttgtcgaggtcgTAAAGCCGCTTGAAAAAGAGCAGAGGCTTGTGCAAATTCTCAACAAGCACCAACGAGGCCCAGACAAGGTGTTGGCATTTTGTTTATACAAGAAGGAAGCAATGCGTGTTGAGAGACTCCTTCGAACGAAGGGCTTCAAAGTTGCGGGTATTCATGGTGACTTGAGCCAGCAAGAGAGATTCAAAAGTCTCGAGGCCTTCAAATCAGGCACAGCGACTGTTCTTGTCGCAACCGATGTGGCGGCTCGTGGTCTAGATATACCTCATGTAAAGCTGGTCGTAAATGTTACGTTTCCGCTCACTGTTGAAGATTATGTGCACCGAATTGGCCG GACCGGTCGTGCTGGTGCCAATGGCCATGCTATAACTTTGTTCACGGAAACCGACAAGGCTCAATCTGGCGG GTTGATCAATGTCTTGAAAGCGGCAAACCAGGATGTACCCGAGGCTTTACTTAAGTTTGGGTCGACTGTGAAAAAGAAGCAGCATGACGCGTACGGTGCCTTTTTCAAGGATGTCGAGCCGGGAAAGGCGGCTACAAAAATTGTATTTGATGACTGA